The Aurantiacibacter gangjinensis genome includes a region encoding these proteins:
- a CDS encoding UxaA family hydrolase, giving the protein MNAADNVALCLEDVAAGDVVDEGVQAQDDVPSGHKIAVSPIATGQAILKYGQIIGVATSDIAVGRHVHVHNVSARTGDVRRRVDPGQNAASLHSRAATFQGYPRASGRVGTRNYIGILTSVNCSATVARAIAEAFPAAAFEDNPSVDGVVAFTHTTGCGMTPDSDGTDNLRRTLEGYLHHPNFAAVLVVGLGCEMMQLSGFADEEKAKRNGVELRTLTIQDEGGTRKSVEAGRAIVRDLVQGQSGLARQEVSAEHLTLGLQCGGSDGWSGVTANPALGRAVDLLVQSGGTAILSETPEIFGAEQLLFARAKSEAIRDALEARLDWWAEYMARNNAELNNNPSPGNIAGGLTTILEKSLGAVAKSGSMSLRGVFRYAENIDQTGFVFMDSPGYDPCSATGQMAAGANMLAFTTGRGSVFGSKPAPCIKLASNKAMARRMDEDMDFDCSPVLEGASLDDLGEQIFDLILRTASGEESKSEKLGFGDLEFVPWQMGAVV; this is encoded by the coding sequence ATGAACGCTGCCGACAATGTCGCCCTCTGCCTCGAGGATGTGGCGGCGGGAGATGTTGTGGATGAGGGCGTGCAGGCGCAGGACGATGTGCCGTCGGGGCACAAAATTGCTGTCTCCCCCATCGCCACGGGTCAGGCAATTCTTAAATACGGGCAGATAATCGGTGTTGCGACATCGGATATTGCGGTCGGCCGACACGTCCATGTCCACAATGTCAGCGCAAGGACGGGTGACGTCCGCAGACGCGTCGACCCCGGCCAGAACGCGGCCAGCCTGCATTCTCGCGCGGCGACCTTTCAAGGGTATCCTCGCGCGTCCGGGCGAGTGGGGACGCGCAATTACATCGGCATCCTGACCAGTGTGAACTGCTCCGCGACCGTCGCGCGAGCTATCGCCGAAGCCTTCCCTGCAGCGGCTTTTGAAGACAACCCATCGGTCGACGGGGTGGTGGCCTTCACCCACACGACGGGTTGCGGGATGACGCCCGACAGCGACGGCACGGACAATCTGCGTCGAACGCTCGAAGGGTATCTGCACCACCCGAACTTCGCGGCAGTGCTCGTCGTCGGCCTAGGATGCGAGATGATGCAACTCTCCGGCTTCGCCGATGAAGAGAAGGCGAAGCGAAACGGGGTGGAGCTCCGAACGCTGACTATCCAGGACGAGGGCGGCACTCGAAAATCTGTGGAGGCAGGGCGCGCGATCGTTCGCGATCTTGTCCAGGGGCAAAGTGGATTGGCGCGCCAGGAGGTATCCGCAGAGCATTTGACCCTTGGCCTGCAATGCGGCGGTTCCGACGGTTGGTCTGGCGTGACAGCAAATCCCGCCTTGGGCCGTGCAGTCGACCTGCTGGTGCAGTCGGGAGGGACCGCGATCCTTTCCGAAACACCGGAAATCTTTGGGGCGGAACAATTGCTATTCGCGCGAGCCAAATCCGAAGCAATTCGCGACGCTCTTGAGGCGCGGCTCGATTGGTGGGCCGAATATATGGCGCGCAACAATGCCGAACTGAACAATAACCCTTCGCCAGGTAACATTGCCGGTGGACTTACCACCATCCTTGAAAAGTCCCTCGGGGCGGTAGCGAAATCGGGTTCGATGTCTTTGCGCGGTGTATTCCGTTACGCAGAGAACATCGACCAGACCGGGTTCGTGTTCATGGATAGTCCGGGCTACGATCCTTGTTCCGCCACAGGACAGATGGCTGCTGGCGCGAATATGCTCGCCTTCACGACCGGGCGGGGTTCCGTGTTCGGATCCAAGCCAGCGCCGTGCATCAAACTTGCGTCGAACAAGGCGATGGCGCGCCGCATGGATGAGGACATGGATTTCGATTGCTCGCCAGTGCTCGAAGGCGCGAGCCTCGACGATCTTGGAGAGCAAATTTTCGACCTGATTCTCAGGACTGCTTCGGGCGAAGAATCGAAATCGGAAAAACTGGGGTTCGGCGATCTCGAATTCGTACCCTGGCAAATGGGAGCCGTTGTCTGA
- a CDS encoding TRAP transporter substrate-binding protein: protein MDTHPDGYPTVEAVKHMGELLAQRSGGRLAIEHYAGGVLGQERDALEITIFGGIDLNRVNLAPLNPIVPETVVPGLPFLFSSTQHMRSAMDGEPGRRILDALEPHGLIGLCFYDSGGRSFYTTERLIEEPEDLAGLKIRVQSSDLFVEMVSALGGNPTPMDFGEVYQGLMQGTVDGAENNWPSYESTRHFEVAPYYSETRHVMAPEILTMSAISWDRLSEDDRALIRQCAQDSVPYMRGLWDAKVEQSRAAVVASGVRVANPEISAFQQRVQPVWDRFVATPDMRALVADIQALDPAL from the coding sequence GTGGATACGCATCCCGATGGCTATCCGACGGTCGAGGCCGTCAAGCACATGGGCGAATTGCTCGCGCAGCGCAGCGGCGGCCGGCTCGCTATCGAGCATTACGCAGGTGGTGTTCTGGGCCAGGAACGGGATGCCCTGGAAATCACGATTTTTGGCGGAATTGACCTGAACCGGGTGAACCTCGCGCCACTGAACCCGATCGTGCCAGAAACGGTCGTGCCGGGGCTGCCTTTTCTGTTTAGTTCGACGCAGCATATGCGTTCCGCGATGGACGGCGAACCCGGGCGGCGCATCCTGGACGCTCTGGAGCCGCACGGCCTGATCGGACTGTGCTTTTACGACAGCGGCGGACGAAGTTTCTACACGACCGAACGATTGATCGAAGAGCCGGAAGATCTCGCCGGGCTGAAGATCAGAGTGCAAAGCTCCGATCTGTTTGTCGAGATGGTCAGTGCGCTCGGCGGAAATCCCACCCCCATGGATTTCGGCGAGGTCTATCAGGGATTGATGCAGGGCACGGTGGACGGTGCGGAGAACAACTGGCCCTCTTACGAGAGCACGCGGCATTTCGAAGTTGCGCCGTATTACAGCGAGACGCGCCATGTGATGGCACCGGAAATTCTTACGATGTCGGCCATAAGCTGGGACAGGTTAAGCGAAGACGATCGTGCGCTGATCCGGCAATGCGCGCAAGATAGCGTTCCCTATATGCGCGGCCTATGGGATGCCAAGGTCGAGCAATCGCGCGCCGCCGTCGTGGCTAGCGGCGTGCGGGTGGCAAATCCTGAAATTTCTGCGTTTCAGCAAAGGGTGCAACCTGTCTGGGATAGGTTCGTCGCCACGCCCGACATGCGTGCGCTGGTCGCCGACATTCAGGCGCTGGATCCCGCCCTATGA
- a CDS encoding glycoside hydrolase family 28 protein encodes MKRHWARFVGGMLAALTALLAFPLAAGASSNSQRCDIRDFGAVSRDESADTDAIQQAVDQCSGTGGTVLVPAGDWSTGTVRLGSNMTFLIDDGAVLSLHPDIALFPETIIRQDEGTASVRAALLADGVTGLRIDGAGRIEGNGEAFWDEDFYDSGLRRPTLPRPGPVIELANCRDTHLSGITMTNMPAYAVRFHACSDVSATGITIRNDPRSPNTDGIQIRDTSNMRISDVDIRTGDDAIVLKSGQRPVDNILVEDSYLESDDAALKFGTSSHVGVTNSVFRNLQIRNSRYGIAIFMIDGGMHQNNVFENIDIETGGRHLRQFPIFIDIDRRDADRSLGRVVDTVFRDMTIMTGGASLIAGNPEAPIEGLSLQNITISVSGPIDLATASSKPRGNIEIEGQRGSVDYSSANAHFALGHIRGLSLNDIAIVEQHGASTRADMFMQDVLYDLPLDSDGVSR; translated from the coding sequence GTGAAGCGCCATTGGGCTCGCTTTGTCGGCGGGATGCTCGCTGCCTTAACTGCGCTTTTGGCATTCCCCCTTGCTGCCGGTGCATCTAGCAATTCTCAGCGCTGCGACATTCGCGATTTCGGTGCTGTTTCTAGAGACGAATCGGCCGACACTGACGCTATTCAGCAGGCTGTCGATCAATGTTCCGGAACCGGCGGTACTGTGCTGGTGCCGGCCGGCGATTGGTCTACCGGTACCGTGCGTCTGGGCTCGAACATGACCTTCCTGATCGACGATGGCGCGGTCCTTTCGTTGCACCCCGATATTGCGTTGTTCCCCGAAACGATCATCCGGCAGGATGAAGGGACGGCGAGCGTACGCGCTGCGCTTTTGGCCGATGGTGTAACCGGGCTGCGGATCGATGGGGCAGGGCGGATCGAAGGCAATGGCGAGGCATTCTGGGACGAGGATTTTTATGATAGCGGCCTGAGGCGACCCACACTACCGCGGCCCGGGCCTGTCATCGAATTGGCGAATTGCCGGGATACGCACCTCTCGGGCATCACCATGACGAACATGCCTGCTTACGCTGTGCGGTTCCATGCGTGTTCGGATGTAAGTGCGACGGGCATCACCATCCGGAATGATCCCCGCAGCCCGAACACGGATGGCATACAGATACGCGATACCTCCAATATGCGGATCAGTGACGTTGATATTCGTACCGGAGACGATGCGATTGTCCTCAAATCCGGTCAGCGACCGGTCGACAACATTCTTGTCGAAGACAGCTATCTCGAAAGCGATGACGCGGCCTTGAAGTTCGGCACCAGCTCGCATGTTGGCGTGACCAACTCCGTTTTCCGCAATTTGCAAATCCGGAATTCGCGCTACGGCATAGCCATCTTCATGATCGACGGCGGCATGCATCAAAACAATGTCTTTGAAAACATTGATATAGAGACCGGCGGCAGGCACTTGCGCCAGTTCCCCATATTCATCGATATCGATCGGCGCGACGCGGATCGCTCCCTCGGCAGGGTAGTCGACACCGTATTCCGCGACATGACGATCATGACTGGCGGGGCCAGTCTTATCGCCGGCAACCCTGAGGCGCCGATTGAAGGTTTGTCGCTACAGAACATAACGATATCGGTAAGCGGCCCGATCGATCTTGCTACCGCTTCAAGCAAGCCGCGCGGCAATATTGAAATTGAGGGACAGAGAGGTAGCGTGGACTATTCCTCGGCAAATGCGCACTTCGCCCTAGGCCATATTCGCGGCCTAAGTCTTAATGACATCGCGATTGTTGAACAGCATGGCGCCAGTACGCGTGCCGACATGTTCATGCAAGATGTGCTGTATGACCTGCCCTTGGACAGCGACGGGGTATCTCGCTAA
- a CDS encoding mannitol dehydrogenase family protein codes for MTRLASSTLTMVPPEARTPCYDRAQPCGVLHLGTGAFHRAHQATYFDALLSAGHNGWMICGASLRSPAVSRQMNPQDGLFTVLIRDGGEEQVEIVGSVAEVMVAPENPSALVSALAHSDVALVTLTVTEKGYCLDPATGALNLDDEGVAGDIADIASPQTAPGFLVAGLAARKAAGIAPFTVLSCDNLPDNGKRTREAVLTLARAVDPALATWIEDEVAFPCSMVDRIVPATTEEDLDNFESATGLRDEALVKTEPFTQWVVEDDFCNRRPPLDEVGVQMTNDVASWELVKLRLLNGAHSALAYLGGLAGHHYVHQAMAAPGFSRLVEALWDEAEATLKPIDGFDAKNYRAQLAQRFTNSALEHRTHQIAMDGSQKIPQRWLNTIRAYREADRGVPKALVMALAGWMHWQAGKNDAGETHIVDDPLAARTAAALREAAGDRMREVANLLGISAIFGEALPADNAFVQHLTEAYCSIGETSAADAVATFAVPETVES; via the coding sequence TTGACCCGTCTTGCTAGCAGCACTTTGACGATGGTGCCCCCCGAAGCTCGCACGCCATGCTATGACCGAGCGCAGCCATGTGGCGTCCTGCATCTGGGGACCGGCGCCTTCCATCGTGCTCATCAGGCGACCTATTTCGATGCGCTGCTTTCAGCGGGGCATAACGGCTGGATGATCTGTGGAGCGAGCCTACGTTCGCCGGCTGTGTCTCGCCAGATGAACCCGCAGGATGGGTTGTTCACTGTTCTCATCCGTGACGGCGGAGAGGAGCAGGTCGAGATCGTCGGCTCGGTGGCGGAGGTGATGGTTGCGCCGGAAAATCCTAGCGCTCTCGTATCGGCGCTCGCCCATTCCGATGTCGCTCTGGTGACACTCACCGTGACAGAGAAGGGCTATTGTCTCGATCCTGCGACAGGGGCGCTCAATCTCGATGACGAAGGGGTTGCAGGCGACATTGCCGACATCGCTTCGCCGCAAACGGCACCGGGTTTTCTCGTCGCCGGTCTGGCTGCGCGCAAAGCCGCCGGGATCGCGCCATTTACGGTCCTGTCCTGCGACAATTTGCCGGATAACGGGAAGCGCACCCGCGAGGCGGTGCTGACTCTAGCGAGAGCTGTCGATCCGGCGCTGGCCACATGGATCGAGGATGAGGTGGCTTTTCCCTGCTCCATGGTGGACCGGATCGTACCTGCAACGACCGAGGAGGACCTGGACAATTTCGAAAGCGCCACGGGCCTTCGCGATGAGGCATTGGTAAAAACCGAGCCCTTCACACAATGGGTCGTGGAAGACGATTTTTGCAATCGTCGCCCTCCGCTTGACGAAGTTGGTGTGCAGATGACGAACGACGTTGCCTCTTGGGAGCTAGTCAAGCTGCGTCTGTTGAATGGCGCCCATTCCGCGCTTGCCTATCTCGGCGGGCTTGCCGGGCATCACTATGTCCATCAGGCCATGGCGGCACCGGGCTTTTCGCGGCTGGTCGAGGCGCTTTGGGACGAAGCCGAAGCGACGTTGAAGCCAATTGATGGTTTCGATGCGAAGAATTATCGCGCTCAGCTTGCCCAGCGTTTCACCAATAGCGCGCTGGAGCATCGCACACACCAGATCGCGATGGATGGCAGCCAGAAAATTCCGCAACGCTGGCTGAATACCATCCGCGCTTACCGTGAGGCGGATCGCGGCGTACCGAAAGCGCTGGTCATGGCGCTTGCTGGCTGGATGCACTGGCAGGCTGGCAAAAATGATGCAGGCGAAACACACATCGTCGATGATCCGCTGGCGGCGCGGACTGCTGCTGCTCTCAGGGAAGCTGCTGGTGACCGTATGCGTGAGGTCGCCAACCTACTCGGTATATCGGCAATCTTCGGCGAAGCCCTTCCTGCCGATAACGCTTTCGTGCAGCATCTGACCGAAGCCTACTGCTCAATCGGGGAAACCTCTGCAGCCGACGCGGTTGCCACGTTCGCTGTCCCGGAAACCGTCGAAAGCTGA
- a CDS encoding mandelate racemase/muconate lactonizing enzyme family protein, whose product MDNDTPLEIGLTKSLIGNTSVVPERKLWVRQREVGMERRDLFRISGIGALAASGMALPRVAFSSDREQVSDAVPSRDLVARLRAVAAQPVLRRSLLGNTPIIVERIDILRRDDQYFVRIMDTDGGVGWTLTNNRRFPDFWPVLQNRIAPFFIGKDLRDYEALLEGVYLEDSNYKWQGLPFWSAIARLELAVLDLFGKRLDLPINRLLGDPVRDSTGVYYANGDRERSAEWVVERLQRDVGTSGARAVKFKLGARMHQTEQSDARDSALIPMVRDAFGPDMVIYADANGSYDVESALHFGRMLEEHDYGFFEEPVPFDHLIENKIVADSLAVPIAGGEQDSSMRALEWHLATDSLQIVQPDLIYFGGLVRSMRVARMAALLGKQTVPHISGRGLGSLYATHFASLLENTTDYQEYKGDPDEVPYEMTLGGGRFVARDGRLPVPQGAGLGITFDPDYLSSLQQITESCA is encoded by the coding sequence GTGGACAACGACACTCCACTCGAGATTGGTTTGACCAAATCTTTAATTGGTAATACCTCGGTGGTGCCAGAACGCAAGCTTTGGGTGAGGCAAAGGGAGGTGGGAATGGAACGCCGCGATTTATTCAGGATTTCGGGCATCGGGGCGCTTGCGGCGAGCGGCATGGCGCTTCCTCGCGTGGCATTTTCATCGGATCGAGAGCAAGTTTCCGATGCGGTCCCGTCTCGCGATCTCGTGGCGCGTCTGCGCGCAGTCGCAGCGCAGCCGGTGCTGCGCCGCAGCCTGCTTGGAAACACGCCGATCATCGTGGAGCGGATCGACATCCTCAGGCGCGACGATCAGTATTTCGTGCGGATCATGGATACGGATGGCGGTGTGGGATGGACGCTCACGAATAATCGCCGTTTCCCCGATTTCTGGCCTGTCCTGCAAAATCGCATCGCGCCTTTCTTCATCGGCAAGGATCTGCGCGACTACGAGGCCTTGCTGGAAGGTGTCTATCTCGAAGACAGCAATTACAAGTGGCAGGGCTTGCCGTTCTGGAGTGCCATCGCGCGGCTGGAACTTGCAGTGCTCGATCTGTTTGGCAAGCGCTTGGACCTTCCGATCAACAGGCTGTTGGGCGATCCGGTTCGCGATAGTACGGGTGTCTACTACGCCAACGGGGATAGGGAGCGGAGCGCCGAATGGGTTGTGGAGCGTTTACAGCGCGACGTCGGCACAAGCGGCGCTCGGGCTGTGAAATTCAAGCTCGGCGCGCGCATGCACCAGACGGAGCAGAGTGATGCACGGGATAGCGCGCTGATACCCATGGTCCGTGACGCCTTCGGCCCAGATATGGTGATATATGCCGACGCCAACGGGTCTTATGATGTGGAGTCCGCGCTACATTTCGGTCGTATGCTGGAGGAGCACGATTACGGCTTTTTTGAAGAGCCGGTGCCGTTCGATCATCTTATCGAAAACAAGATCGTCGCCGACAGTCTTGCGGTCCCGATCGCGGGAGGCGAGCAAGACTCCAGCATGCGGGCCTTGGAATGGCATCTCGCGACGGATTCGCTGCAGATCGTGCAGCCCGATCTCATTTATTTCGGCGGCCTTGTGCGAAGCATGCGTGTCGCGCGGATGGCGGCGCTGCTGGGAAAGCAGACCGTACCGCATATTTCCGGAAGAGGCCTCGGCAGTCTGTATGCCACCCATTTTGCCAGCCTTCTGGAAAACACGACGGATTACCAGGAATATAAGGGTGATCCCGATGAAGTGCCTTACGAGATGACGCTCGGCGGAGGCCGTTTCGTAGCACGCGATGGTCGGCTGCCGGTGCCACAGGGGGCGGGGCTGGGCATCACCTTCGATCCGGATTACCTGTCTTCGCTGCAGCAGATCACGGAGTCGTGCGCATAG
- a CDS encoding glycoside hydrolase family 2 protein, whose amino-acid sequence MRATRRNTLKGGLGAIAAVQLVAAGGVAFGQASVSPTTLGLGNLPGRERRALDGTWRYILDPFDVAGRKPTGRRSFWQNRIETDDTGLIEYEWSSSDEMTVPGDWNTAEPELHYYDGPVYFYRTLETGPQQGLRQILYFEAVNYAATIWLNGVEIARHEGGFTPFQVDITDILQRTGSGVHDLVVRADSRHGPETVPGLDFDWKNWGGITRSVWLVEVPANYIRDVYARLDGDELLVDIALDGQSAGNASLDVSLSGSNGTHAAQTDAEGRATVRIAIAGLTRWSPDAPQLYDLTVETQSDRLIDAIGLRTIETRGREVLLNGEPIFLRGISMHEEAFGPEATREVSQAEARALLAEAQSLGCNFVRLAHYPHADHVARLADEMGIMLWAEIPVYWEEIAYDSPRTLALARQMMTELVMRDRSRASVVMWSVANETPQSEERTRFLETVIADVRSLDPSRLITAALNKNVDVGGVRDGESIIEVRDPLGESLDVVAINQYEGWYGNRTPGEISQVSFRNSYEKPMMFSEFGAGALYGHRGPREERWTEDYQAWLYEETLKVVETTPGCVGLAPWLLKDFRSPRRWHGRFQDLWNRKGLVSPEGGRKQAFFVLQDFYRRKAGEA is encoded by the coding sequence ATGCGCGCTACTCGCCGCAATACGCTGAAAGGCGGACTGGGGGCCATTGCAGCGGTGCAGCTTGTTGCTGCTGGCGGGGTCGCTTTCGGGCAGGCCAGTGTTTCGCCGACGACGCTGGGACTGGGCAACCTGCCCGGAAGGGAGCGCCGGGCATTGGACGGGACGTGGCGCTATATACTCGATCCCTTCGACGTCGCGGGAAGGAAGCCCACCGGGCGGCGATCTTTCTGGCAGAACCGGATCGAGACCGACGATACCGGGCTGATCGAATATGAATGGTCGTCAAGCGACGAGATGACCGTTCCGGGCGACTGGAACACCGCTGAGCCCGAGCTGCATTACTACGACGGCCCGGTCTATTTCTATCGAACCCTGGAGACGGGACCGCAACAGGGTTTGCGACAAATCCTCTATTTCGAAGCCGTAAATTATGCAGCGACGATATGGCTGAACGGCGTGGAAATTGCGCGGCATGAAGGCGGCTTTACGCCTTTCCAGGTGGACATCACCGATATTCTCCAGCGCACCGGCAGCGGTGTGCATGATCTGGTGGTCCGGGCAGACAGTCGTCACGGGCCAGAGACCGTTCCCGGTCTCGATTTCGACTGGAAAAACTGGGGCGGTATTACCCGCTCCGTCTGGCTGGTGGAAGTTCCGGCCAACTATATTCGCGACGTGTATGCGCGGCTCGATGGCGACGAGCTTTTGGTCGATATCGCTTTGGACGGACAATCCGCAGGCAATGCCTCGCTAGATGTTTCACTCTCCGGTTCCAATGGTACGCATGCTGCGCAAACCGATGCGGAGGGCCGCGCCACTGTTCGCATCGCGATTGCGGGCCTTACCCGCTGGTCACCGGATGCTCCGCAGCTCTACGACCTGACGGTCGAAACGCAGAGCGATCGCTTGATCGATGCCATAGGCTTGCGCACGATCGAAACGCGAGGACGCGAAGTGCTGCTGAATGGCGAGCCGATATTCCTTCGCGGCATTTCCATGCATGAAGAGGCTTTCGGCCCAGAGGCGACGCGCGAAGTCAGCCAGGCTGAAGCACGGGCATTATTGGCGGAGGCGCAATCGCTTGGCTGCAACTTCGTGCGACTGGCACATTACCCTCATGCCGATCACGTCGCTCGACTGGCCGACGAAATGGGGATCATGCTCTGGGCGGAAATCCCGGTCTACTGGGAGGAAATTGCCTACGATTCCCCGCGCACCTTGGCTCTCGCCCGGCAGATGATGACGGAATTGGTCATGCGCGACCGATCGCGAGCGAGCGTAGTCATGTGGTCGGTCGCTAACGAAACACCGCAAAGTGAAGAGAGGACACGTTTTCTCGAAACGGTAATTGCCGACGTGCGATCGCTCGATCCTTCGCGCCTTATTACCGCCGCGCTCAACAAGAACGTCGATGTCGGCGGCGTGCGCGACGGCGAGAGTATCATCGAAGTGCGCGATCCGCTTGGTGAGAGCCTCGATGTCGTGGCGATCAATCAATACGAGGGCTGGTACGGCAATCGCACGCCTGGCGAAATTTCGCAGGTCTCGTTCCGCAACAGCTATGAAAAACCGATGATGTTTTCGGAGTTCGGAGCGGGTGCCCTTTATGGCCACCGCGGCCCTCGGGAAGAACGCTGGACCGAAGACTATCAGGCTTGGCTTTACGAGGAAACGCTGAAGGTCGTAGAAACGACGCCGGGATGCGTTGGTCTTGCGCCTTGGTTGCTCAAGGATTTTCGTTCGCCGCGGCGATGGCACGGTCGGTTTCAGGATCTATGGAATCGGAAAGGACTGGTATCTCCCGAAGGCGGCAGGAAACAGGCATTCTTTGTCCTCCAAGATTTCTACCGGAGAAAGGCGGGCGAAGCGTGA
- a CDS encoding TRAP transporter large permease, protein MELTVLLLLLAVLLAIGVPVAFALGAASVATFLLLDIPVVVAFQRMAASMNVFTLMAIPFFVFAGDLMARTGIAERLVRVAEGAFGRARGGLGQVDVGASMMFGAVSGSAVASVSAMGSTLMPMMKEKGYDADYAVNVTITAAILGILIPPSHNMIIYAAASPVSVSVGDLFLAGIVPGLLAGAALMFVAWRVAIRRGYPGGTFPGWRSFTKSLIAAFPGLMTALIIVFGILLGVFTPTESSAVAVIYTIVIGVLVYRSLGYIAFVEAASSAVRTTAMVMLIIGTAGMFGWLFALLHGPEMLSGGLTAVSQDPAVIMLMILLVLLVLGAFMDMAPLIIITTPIFLPVAVATGVDPVHFGIIMMLSLGIGLVTPPVGSVLFVGCAVGQAKPEQVVRTIWPFYLALMIVLLLVAYLPSLSLWLPEQFN, encoded by the coding sequence ATGGAGCTGACGGTCCTCTTGCTTTTGCTGGCCGTTCTGCTGGCCATCGGTGTGCCAGTCGCCTTCGCGCTGGGTGCTGCGTCGGTGGCGACTTTTCTGCTTTTGGACATTCCCGTCGTCGTCGCCTTTCAGCGCATGGCGGCAAGCATGAACGTCTTTACCCTCATGGCAATTCCGTTCTTCGTCTTCGCCGGCGATTTGATGGCGCGCACCGGCATCGCGGAGCGGCTGGTTCGCGTAGCGGAAGGTGCATTCGGCCGTGCCCGTGGCGGGCTAGGTCAGGTGGATGTCGGCGCGAGTATGATGTTCGGCGCCGTCTCCGGCTCGGCCGTCGCAAGTGTTTCGGCCATGGGTTCCACCCTGATGCCGATGATGAAGGAAAAGGGGTACGACGCCGATTACGCGGTGAACGTCACGATTACGGCAGCGATTCTTGGCATACTCATTCCGCCATCACACAACATGATCATTTATGCTGCAGCATCCCCGGTGAGCGTGAGTGTGGGCGACCTGTTCCTGGCGGGGATAGTACCCGGCCTGCTTGCAGGCGCGGCCTTGATGTTCGTCGCATGGCGCGTTGCAATCAGGCGTGGATACCCGGGCGGCACCTTTCCCGGATGGCGATCGTTCACAAAATCGCTGATCGCCGCCTTTCCCGGTTTGATGACGGCGCTTATCATCGTGTTCGGTATCCTGCTGGGTGTTTTCACGCCGACCGAAAGCTCTGCCGTCGCGGTAATCTACACCATCGTGATTGGCGTTCTTGTCTACCGTTCGCTGGGCTATATAGCCTTTGTCGAAGCTGCCAGCAGCGCGGTGCGAACAACCGCAATGGTGATGCTGATTATCGGTACGGCCGGCATGTTCGGCTGGCTTTTCGCATTGCTGCACGGGCCTGAAATGCTCTCCGGCGGATTGACCGCCGTTTCGCAAGATCCGGCGGTTATCATGCTGATGATACTGCTTGTGCTGCTGGTTCTCGGCGCTTTCATGGACATGGCGCCGCTTATCATCATCACCACGCCGATCTTCTTGCCCGTGGCAGTGGCGACGGGTGTCGATCCCGTCCATTTCGGCATCATCATGATGTTGAGCCTCGGGATCGGTCTGGTGACGCCGCCTGTGGGGTCCGTGCTGTTCGTCGGCTGCGCTGTAGGGCAGGCGAAGCCTGAGCAGGTCGTCCGCACGATTTGGCCGTTTTACCTCGCGCTTATGATCGTCCTCCTTCTGGTCGCTTATCTGCCTTCTCTTTCCCTTTGGCTTCCGGAGCAATTCAATTGA
- a CDS encoding TRAP transporter small permease — translation MSVLSRFLSRMSLWFSAFGLVMMTAIIGWQVVARYLLANAPAWAEQAALFLMLWFILFAAAAGVREGFHIRLSILQDSLAEGRRQLMAIACHAIVGAFGIAMAYGGAQLVVETWEHTIPTLGLPRGLSYVPLAVAGVIIAFFAGEHILAERKGSKVEPLWS, via the coding sequence ATGAGCGTTCTGTCACGCTTTCTCAGCCGCATGTCGCTATGGTTTTCCGCTTTCGGGCTCGTGATGATGACAGCCATCATCGGCTGGCAGGTGGTGGCGCGCTATCTGCTGGCGAATGCACCGGCCTGGGCGGAACAGGCCGCACTGTTCCTGATGCTGTGGTTTATCCTTTTCGCCGCCGCTGCCGGGGTGAGGGAAGGTTTCCACATTCGCCTCTCGATCCTGCAGGATAGCCTTGCAGAGGGACGGCGCCAGCTGATGGCAATCGCCTGCCACGCCATTGTTGGCGCTTTCGGTATCGCCATGGCGTATGGCGGCGCCCAGCTCGTAGTGGAAACATGGGAGCATACGATCCCGACACTCGGACTGCCGCGGGGCTTGTCCTATGTGCCACTGGCCGTCGCAGGCGTGATCATCGCGTTCTTCGCCGGTGAGCATATTCTTGCCGAGCGCAAGGGATCGAAGGTCGAGCCGCTATGGAGCTGA